From Pseudomonas alcaligenes, a single genomic window includes:
- the mfd gene encoding transcription-repair coupling factor: MSVLRLPKLTAAAGKQHWGNLPGAALSLAIAEAASAAQRFTLLLTADSQSAERLQEELAFFAPDLPVLHFPDWETLPYDLFSPHQDIISQRIAALYRLPQLKHGVLVVPVSTALHRLAPTRFLLGSGLLLDVGQKLDVEEMRARLEAAGYRCVDTVYEHGEFTVRGALIDLFPMGSETPFRIDLFDDEIETLRTFDPETQRSVDKVESIRLLPAREFPLDKKSVTDFRGRFRERFDVDFRRCPIYQDLSTGITPAGIEYYLPLFFEESATLFDYLPGDTQVFSLPGIEKAAEQFWNDARNRYEERKVDPERPLLPPADLFLPVEDCFARLKSWPRVVISQDDVEPGVGHERFDARTLPDLAIQAKASEPLAALRRFIEEYPGRVLFCAESAGRREVLLELLARLKLKPLEVAGWPEFTASKERLAICIAPLDEGLLLDGLALVAESPLFGQRVMQRRRREKSRDGGDNVIKNLTELREGAPVVHIDHGVGRYLGLVTMEFDGQAAEFLALMYAEEAKLYVPVASLHLIARYTGSDDALAPLHRLGSETWQKAKRKAAEQVRDVAAELLDIYARRAAREGYAFKDPLADYATFSAGFPFEETPDQQNAIDAVREDMLAAKPMDRLVCGDVGFGKTEVAMRAAFIAVHSGRQVAVLVPTTLLAQQHYNSFRDRFADWPVTVEVMSRFKSAKEVDEAVAKLAEGKIDIVIGTHKLLQDDVRFKNLGLAIIDEEHRFGVRQKEQLKALRSEVDILTLTATPIPRTLNMAVSGMRDLSIIATPPARRLSVRTFVMEQNNPTIKEALLRELLRGGQVYYLHNDVKTIEKCAADLAELVPEARIGIGHGQMRERDLEQVMSDFYHKRFNVLIASTIIETGIDVPSANTIIIERADKFGLAQLHQLRGRVGRSHHQAYAYLLTPPRKQMTDDAQKRLEAIANAQDLGAGFVLATHDLEIRGAGELLGDGQSGQIQAVGFTLYMEMLERAVKAIRKGEQPNLDQPLGGGPEINLRVPALIPEDYLPDVHARLILYKRIANAADEDGLKELQVEMIDRFGLLPEATKNLVRITLLKLQAEKLGIKKIDAGPQGGRIEFAGDTCVDPMVLIKLIQGQPNRYKFEGATLFKFQVPMERPEERFNTLEALLERLTPQSA; encoded by the coding sequence GTGTCCGTCCTGCGCCTACCGAAATTAACCGCTGCCGCCGGCAAACAGCACTGGGGCAACCTGCCCGGGGCCGCGCTGAGCCTGGCGATTGCCGAAGCCGCCAGCGCCGCCCAGCGCTTCACCCTGCTGCTGACCGCCGACAGCCAGAGCGCCGAGCGCCTGCAGGAAGAGCTGGCGTTCTTCGCCCCGGACTTGCCAGTGCTGCACTTTCCCGACTGGGAAACCCTGCCCTACGACCTGTTCTCACCGCACCAGGACATCATTTCCCAGCGCATTGCCGCGCTCTACCGCCTGCCGCAGCTCAAGCACGGCGTGCTGGTGGTACCGGTCAGCACCGCCCTGCACCGCCTGGCACCGACCCGCTTCCTGCTTGGCTCCGGCCTGCTGCTGGACGTCGGCCAGAAGCTCGACGTCGAGGAGATGCGCGCGCGCCTGGAGGCCGCCGGCTACCGCTGCGTGGATACCGTCTACGAACATGGCGAATTCACCGTGCGCGGCGCGCTGATCGACCTGTTCCCGATGGGCAGCGAGACGCCGTTCCGCATCGATCTGTTCGACGACGAGATCGAGACCCTGCGCACCTTCGACCCGGAGACCCAGCGCTCGGTGGACAAGGTCGAATCGATCCGCCTGCTGCCGGCCCGCGAGTTCCCGCTGGACAAGAAATCCGTCACCGACTTCCGCGGCCGCTTCCGCGAGCGCTTCGACGTGGATTTCCGCCGCTGCCCGATCTACCAGGATCTCTCCACCGGCATCACACCGGCCGGTATCGAGTACTACCTGCCGCTGTTCTTTGAAGAAAGCGCCACCCTGTTCGACTACCTGCCGGGCGACACCCAGGTGTTCTCCCTGCCCGGTATCGAAAAGGCCGCCGAACAGTTCTGGAACGATGCGCGCAACCGCTATGAAGAGCGCAAGGTCGACCCCGAGCGCCCCTTGCTGCCGCCGGCCGACCTGTTCCTGCCGGTGGAAGACTGCTTCGCCCGCCTGAAGAGCTGGCCGCGGGTGGTGATCAGCCAGGATGACGTCGAGCCCGGCGTCGGCCACGAACGTTTCGACGCGCGCACCCTGCCCGACCTGGCGATCCAGGCCAAGGCCAGCGAGCCGCTGGCCGCGCTACGCCGCTTTATCGAGGAATACCCGGGCCGCGTGCTGTTCTGCGCCGAATCGGCCGGGCGCCGCGAAGTGCTGCTGGAGCTGCTCGCCCGCCTCAAGCTGAAACCCCTGGAAGTCGCCGGCTGGCCCGAGTTCACCGCCAGCAAGGAACGCCTGGCCATCTGCATCGCCCCGCTGGACGAGGGCCTGCTGCTCGACGGCCTGGCCCTGGTCGCCGAGAGCCCGCTGTTCGGCCAGCGGGTAATGCAGCGCCGTCGCCGCGAGAAATCCCGCGATGGCGGCGACAATGTGATCAAGAACCTCACAGAGCTGCGCGAAGGCGCGCCGGTGGTGCATATCGACCACGGCGTCGGCCGCTACCTGGGGCTGGTGACCATGGAGTTCGACGGCCAGGCCGCCGAGTTCCTCGCCCTGATGTACGCAGAGGAAGCCAAGCTCTACGTGCCAGTGGCCAGCCTGCATCTGATCGCCCGCTACACCGGCAGCGACGACGCCCTGGCCCCGCTGCACCGGCTCGGTTCGGAAACCTGGCAGAAGGCCAAGCGCAAGGCCGCCGAGCAGGTGCGTGACGTCGCCGCCGAACTGCTCGACATCTACGCCCGCCGTGCCGCCCGCGAAGGCTATGCATTCAAGGATCCGCTGGCCGACTACGCCACCTTCAGCGCCGGCTTCCCCTTCGAGGAAACCCCGGATCAGCAGAACGCCATCGACGCGGTGCGCGAGGACATGTTGGCCGCCAAGCCGATGGATCGCCTGGTGTGCGGCGACGTCGGCTTCGGCAAGACCGAAGTAGCCATGCGCGCCGCCTTTATCGCCGTGCATAGCGGTCGCCAGGTGGCCGTCCTCGTGCCGACCACCCTGCTCGCCCAGCAGCACTACAACAGTTTCCGCGACCGCTTCGCCGACTGGCCGGTAACGGTGGAAGTGATGAGCCGCTTCAAGTCGGCCAAGGAAGTCGACGAGGCCGTGGCCAAGCTGGCCGAAGGCAAGATCGACATCGTCATCGGCACCCACAAGCTGCTGCAGGACGACGTGCGCTTCAAGAACCTCGGCCTGGCCATCATCGACGAGGAACACCGTTTCGGCGTGCGCCAGAAGGAGCAGCTCAAGGCCCTGCGCAGCGAGGTGGACATTCTCACCCTCACCGCCACGCCAATTCCGCGCACGCTGAACATGGCGGTGTCGGGCATGCGCGACCTGTCGATCATCGCCACCCCGCCGGCGCGGCGGCTGTCGGTGCGCACCTTCGTCATGGAGCAGAACAATCCGACGATCAAGGAAGCCCTGCTGCGCGAACTACTGCGCGGCGGCCAGGTGTACTACCTGCACAACGATGTGAAGACCATCGAGAAGTGCGCCGCCGATCTGGCCGAACTGGTGCCGGAAGCACGCATCGGCATCGGCCACGGGCAGATGCGCGAGCGCGATCTCGAGCAGGTAATGAGCGACTTCTACCACAAGCGCTTCAACGTGCTGATCGCCTCGACCATCATCGAGACCGGCATCGACGTGCCCAGCGCCAACACCATCATCATCGAGCGCGCCGACAAGTTCGGCCTGGCCCAGCTGCACCAGTTGCGCGGACGTGTCGGCCGTAGCCACCACCAGGCCTACGCCTACCTGCTGACGCCGCCGCGCAAGCAGATGACCGATGACGCGCAGAAGCGCCTGGAGGCCATCGCCAACGCCCAGGATCTTGGCGCCGGCTTCGTCCTGGCCACCCACGACCTGGAAATCCGCGGCGCCGGCGAGCTGCTCGGCGACGGTCAGAGCGGACAGATCCAGGCCGTCGGCTTCACCCTCTACATGGAAATGCTCGAACGCGCGGTGAAGGCGATCCGCAAGGGCGAGCAGCCCAACCTCGACCAGCCGCTCGGTGGCGGCCCGGAGATCAACCTGCGCGTGCCGGCGCTGATCCCAGAGGACTACCTGCCGGACGTGCACGCCCGCCTGATCCTCTACAAGCGCATCGCCAACGCCGCCGACGAGGATGGCCTGAAGGAGCTGCAGGTGGAGATGATCGACCGTTTCGGCCTGCTGCCCGAGGCCACCAAGAACCTGGTGCGCATCACCCTGCTCAAGCTGCAGGCGGAGAAGCTCGGGATCAAGAAGATCGACGCCGGCCCGCAAGGCGGACGCATCGAGTTCGCCGGCGATACCTGCGTCGACCCGATGGTGCTGATCAAGCTGATCCAGGGCCAACCGAACCGCTACAAGTTCGAAGGCGCCACCCTGTTCAAGTTCCAGGTGCCGATGGAGCGCCCGGAAGAACGATTCAATACCCTGGAGGCGCTGCTGGAGCGCCTCACACCGCAATCTGCTTAA
- a CDS encoding CsiV family protein gives MRAFRHLALLLTLLAPAAFADGLYQVEVIVFRQAGEQISASQPAPDDWAVGSQALPAGSERGTALDNEAAKLNPGNGYQVLLHQAWSQNLSAAPSKVAISTGEQTFGHYPVEGTLTLSQQERLLDLEADFWINQFDADGLLSSSERLKQGTRLKADELTYLDHGSLGILVRVRPL, from the coding sequence ATGCGTGCGTTCCGCCATCTCGCCCTGCTGCTGACCCTGCTCGCCCCCGCGGCTTTTGCCGACGGCCTGTACCAGGTCGAAGTGATCGTCTTCCGCCAGGCCGGCGAACAGATTTCCGCCAGCCAGCCCGCCCCGGACGACTGGGCCGTGGGCAGCCAGGCCCTGCCAGCCGGCAGCGAGCGCGGCACTGCGCTGGACAACGAAGCGGCCAAGCTCAACCCGGGCAATGGCTACCAGGTGCTGCTGCACCAAGCCTGGTCGCAGAACCTCTCGGCTGCACCGAGCAAGGTGGCGATCAGCACCGGCGAGCAGACTTTCGGCCACTATCCGGTGGAGGGCACCCTCACCCTCAGCCAGCAGGAACGCCTGCTCGACCTGGAAGCTGACTTCTGGATCAACCAGTTCGACGCCGACGGCCTGCTCAGCAGCAGCGAGCGCCTTAAGCAGGGCACCCGCCTGAAGGCCGACGAGCTGACCTACCTCGACCACGGCAGCCTGGGCATCCTGGTGCGCGTGCGCCCGCTCTGA